The genomic region CTGCGAGTCAGGATGCGTGCGTCGGCCCGTCCGCCCGCTTTTTCAGCGCTGACATCAATGAAGTGTCGGCAGCTCACACAGAATCCTCCCCAAGTCCTCCGACAGACACTTGTTCTCATTCTCTTGCCTTTTCATTACGTCGTCTGCCTCACTTCCCCTCGCAACTTTTATCAAATCCATTCCTCACGTGTCACCCCTCGATCCTGTGGGTCACCCTCCCTCCAGAAGGATTGTTGGAGCCGGTCATGACTGGATGGTGTGCTCAGTCAAACAATGTCAGTGAATCACCACGAGCATTGCCGCTTCGTAGAAAATATAGGGGAGTACTTTGTCTCAACTTGGCTGAACTCAGTTTCACTTTGGAGCCCATATGTAggtgatttgtgtttgtgtgcatgtgccaCAGAGAGATGTCCCTAAATTCACCCGGGCCAGTGTGCTTCTCACAGCCGAACACAGTGGGGGGAGGGATCAAACAAAGCCAAAGTTAAGTGTGCTCATGTGTTCTGTGAACGCATCCCACTCCAAATCTTTACTCCAAACTTTTGTCCTTTTGGAGTCTGATTGTTGGAAACCAATGATGCACGGTGTAGAAAGTATGgaccatttttctttttaaattaaagtagTTTCATTGAACTTGCAGTCCTGGACGTCCCTGTGGAAAAACACAGTATGAGCACCACTGCTTACCATAGTAAAGGTGCTGATATGGCTAAGCGCGGTCATTTGTTTTGGCggagattaaaaaacaaaaaaaagatgacttttttaaaaaaaacattttttttctttttgaatcaCAGGTATTAGCAGCGAATGTTTGAGATTATGGTGAAACCGAGCTGAGCTTTTTTTAGTACTGCTACCGTTAATAATTAAAGTCTAATGACAATTGCGCTAGGACCAGCTgtacgttgtttttttttgctaactAGCTAAACTAAGATGCTGGACATCAGtttgttagcattgtcatttcTAGAATGTTGATGTTTAACAGGTCCAAAAGACTGCTGCGCCTTTATGATTCATTCATGCAAAAATATGCATGACCGGAAGAACGGGAAAACTCCCATATGTCCAAGTTGTTATgagatacaaacaaaaaatacatcatcttCTTAAGTTAGCTGAATATAGTATTTGTGTTCACCCGTGTCtgttttttggttggttggttggttggttggttggtctgtttgtcagcaggattgcacaaaaactactgaacagatttctacaaaaccTGGATGGAGGCTGGGTCTCAGCACAGAAGAGAGCCCATGAACTTTTGGTAAGGATCTgaataaagggacagatccaatAATCTTTTTCTCACCTTCTTTAAAATTGCAAGACAGGCCCTTTTTTGGGGACATATTGGTTATTTCTCGGGGATTTGGATTTCACTGAAAAATATCAGGCATATTTAGATGGCTGTTATCTGTTAGTGAGTACAAAAGGCGACTTTGTGCCTTGGTGGAGGCATGCTCTGTTGTCAGAGCCATCCTAGTTGTGTTACTGCCAGCAGTGATGGTGTTGCCGCCATGTTGCGAGCAGTCTTGATATTACAGTTCCTTTCACAGAGTGGGAAATATCAAACCTGTCAGAAATCCCTGATATTTCCAACTCGGGATTACAATTACATCTTGGAGGCTGGTGTGTATGGTGTTTCCCACTCAGCTGCTCAAATAGCTTTGAGTACACAGAGTCTCGCAAGGGCCACTGAAGCGTGGCTGGAGACTAGTGAGCGAGAACAAGAGTACATCAAGATAAAGGTTCTAAatcaacaaagagaaaaaaaataatccgAAGACCTTAAAAGGTGTATAGCTGGGTGACTTTACAACATCCCTCTGATCACAGAACAGTCATGGTAAATAAGAGTTAAGTGCCTGGAGACAAAACATGCAGATTCCTCTTAATCCATGCACTTAATGTGCTGTTCATAATGCCTTGCTCATGTCTGCCACACGCTGccgttgtttttttccacttggACAGTGTGAGCCGCGGCGGATATCTGAAAgcaagaacagagagagagagagagcgagagagagagagagagagaggattgtTTGTCTGAGTCTGGAGCAGCTGCTCACGAATCCAAGCAACCAAGTATTTCACCCTCGGCTGTGGCTGCGTCAGGCCGACAGACGCGCGCTGCGCAGCCCGCTCTGGCTCGAGTTGAAGTTCATGTGCTCAGCCAGTCAGTAACTCACCTGGAGGAGACGGTCTCGCAGGCACAGCCGAGTGCCTCCAATTACTGGTGGGGGTTAGAATGAGGCAGTACAGGAGACGATGTGGACGCGCGGAGCCTCTAACGGCGTGTGGACGGACGGATTTCATACATTGATCTCATTCTAAGGTTAAGTATTTGGGTTTAAATGTAGCCTAGATTGAACCATAATAAAGCTATTTCATTGTCGGAGAAAGTAATTCAATCAAAGGACAATTTTCTGATTCAACATAAAAGCACCAGTGTTAAGCACGAACACAGCTCAAAGGGGCCGTTGACTGATTTCGCACACGAGAATCAGTTTTTTTACTCTAATTcaaaacgctgctgctcgagtcctaccAAGAACCAAAagagtagatcacatcactccagttctcaGACCTTTGAACTGGCCTCCTGTCtctcaaagaatagatttcaaaatccTGCTGTTGGGTTATAAAGCACTGAATGGTTTCGGGTCCAAAcgacatttctgatctgctgccaaCTTCTGAACCGTCCAGACCTCTGAGGCCGTCAGGTACAGGTCTGCTGTGAGTGCCTAGAGTCAGAACTGAACACGGAGGAGCAGCGTTTAATTATTACGAgccacatatctggaacaaactccccGAAAACAGCAGGTCTGCTCCGACTCTCACCTCTTTTGAATCAAGACTGTTTAACACTGCTTTTCACTGGAGCAATGTTAATGctttgaactgcactgtgacttttgtttttctagtcttgtctctttttaaaccttttctatTTCAGCCGAATTTCCTgtttcttaacttgttttaatgttttgtttctttccacTTGTTTTTAACgtattttaaatgcaaatttcaatgttatttatatgcccctgtaaagcactttgagttgccgtgtgtctgaattgtgctatacaaattaGCTCGCCGTGCCTTACACCACATATCCTGTGTGAGCAGCGCGTGGTGGATCGTCTGGCTTTTTACTCCGTCGCTCATGCAGACACCTATTTGCTGCTGCGTCAGGCACGCAGTTCGCTGCCAGAATAGACCTGAAAGCGATCTGTGGACAGACGTACTGACATTCAGGAAATACATCTTGCTCAGTTCAGTGCACTCACGGGCAGGGGCGCTTCTAGTGGGGGGCCGACAGGGGCCattgcccccgtaactctgagtctggacccccctgtggcccccctgacagggagtctgcatcaataatacagtgacagatttcttgcaatgattttgttttaaagggaaagtcataaataaagtgtctcagcagtttactacccaatcaaaattgctgaaattgtaaacactgttttgtctgaatgagggatttatctttttttctgggttgtatgtgccccctaacaaaaaagtggccccaacctggcccccctattaaaactggtctagaaccgccactgctcaCGGGCATTGTTGCTACTGCCATACTTGGTCAAGTCTGACCTCTTACGGTGGCTAATGTGAGCTGGAATGAcccaacttttttttatcaccaaGTCAGTTTACTGACTCTTTTCCGCGTGTGCTGCTCATAGATTAGGTTTTAGATTATATTTAGAAATATCCCTTAATTGTCTTTAGGCGTCGGCGGCCATTGCTTGTAGCCAAAGCTCTGGCCTCAAAGTCTCAGGGAAGCCACAGCGCCGCTAGCTAATGTAATGCGACTTTTTTCATAGTCAAACTGAATGGGCGATGTAAGTAAGGAATCAGGTGAAAGATTTGATTGGACTTACTCGTGGCTTAGCAGATACAGAGTTGTGCTGTCGGCGGCCATCCACACCTTCCTCAATGTGGCACAGTGCAAGTAGGAAAAGAATAAATCAGAGCACGGCCAAAACTTTCGGGAGGTGTAGGATGTAGTTTTTGCAGGATGagacccccccaaaaaaaccacACCGACCATGATATCGCTCTGCTAGCTGTGACCAGCGAGCTAACTTGTTAGTCGCAAGTCTGGTTTTATTTGGTGGAGCTAGCTAATTGCCGCAAATCGGATTTTATCGGATCCATTCATGGTTTTGGGCCCAGAGTCAAGGATGATGAACAAAAAGGGTTTATATTTACTTCATATTCCACTGTCTCAAAACTGCGATGATGCCACCTCCGATGTAGCTTGAGACCTAAAGAAGGAAAGCTCTGTTGCATACGTAAAGGTTTAAAACGCCTTTAATCTGTACGCACAATCACAACATGggattacctttttttttcatgaagcccgacaacagaaaacagcacaGCACGGAGCCAACAGAACTGTCAAAATAGAAACTGAAAATGGGAAACcgcatttttctgtctcttttctccgCCCGCCTTTCTCTTCCACCCCAGTTCAGAGGTAAAAGAAGGTGCCAGTCATAACACTCTACCGGCCCCAGCAGGTTTCTGGCTGTCGTTTCACATTGTGTCCCCGCTGCTCAGTTTAAAAGTGAGGCACAACCAGCACCCTGAGGCCCTTTGTATTATTCCAGGAACGCTGGCGGATCGTGCAGCATGTTTTGGGAGAACACTCCTCCCTTTCAGTTTGGCACAAAATAAATACGTGCGGCGTCTCACTCAGGCTGGTCCTGCTGGAGCTAATGTGATGATGTGGTGCTGCTGTTCGGGCCGGGGAATGACCGTGAATTAGGTAAGTGTGTTCAGTTCAGCTCAGGCTGTACCATCATTCGTCCAGCTTATATCTGTCATTCATTCCTTCTTTTCTCAGCAAATGTACATGCAGCAGTCTGCCTCACTTCGTGTCACAACTGCTGTCTGAGGTACAGGATACAGTTTCACATTCGGTGGTGGGTCTTCACTCTTCCAACGACTTCTCCCAGAACTGCTGGGAGAAGTCAGCGGCGGCTCAACACCACCACCTGGTGGCTGGAAATCGACCCCATAAACTGCATTGTGCAATTGTACAGTTTCCTCGATTGCTCAAGCGCCTTTCTCTGAGACACGGGTACAATTGAAACGACAGTACGATCGGCACAACAGCTTCCAGCACAAAACTTCTGCATGAGGCCAATTATTTCAAATAATGGGTCAAAAGTAAACACACAGTTTACTAGTTTCACCctcatcaaaaaataaaacaaaagttcCCTTTTGAAGTCAAGGCAATCTAATGTATCGGGGACTGTGTCTGTACAGCAGAAGACTAAAATATTGTCATTTCGCATCGAGACTTACAGAGATCAGAATGTCCTCTCcagctgactgaatgaattcaTGTCATGCAAACACCAGCTTCAACAGTTCATTAGCGATTTTCACTCGCCAGTGTTCACCCGTCTTGAGTGTAAAAACACGTCTCAGATCCACATATATTTGGAAAAACGGTTTAGAAATGAAAACGTTGTATGCAAAAGTCTAACTCTCTGCTTCAGCTTCTCCCAGCCAGGCTATGAGGTTGGTTGTCCTCCCGTTCATAAATCCACTTCTCCGTCTGACCCTTGCATCAGACACAGGAGGGCCCATTAGCCCCATGTCACACACGTTGTTAACCCAGGCTTAACCTGAGCCCAGGGTAATGAGATTCCCACTGCATGTCAACTAGCGCGGGGTTAAATGCCTGTTGGAAGAGGCAGCTAATGTTCACATTCCAGACTGATGTGCGACGACTGTTTACTTTCGCCCTGTCGACTGTTGATTTTCAAGGGATAACCCTGCTGCAGGGCCCTAGGCTAACATCACAGTTCACCCAGGGTTATGCCAGTGTGAAAGCTTCTTCTTTCCTCGCCTGGGCCGAGGGAGGTTCTGAGAATGCTTTAAGCCCCGGTCTGTGGTGCAGCGTGAAAGGCTTTAGTGTGTACTTcagttgtctttctttgtgaaTGGATGCCCTCGTGCtatattgtgcttttttacGCAACATTAATGGGGAATTTGGGTTGAATTttgctatcaataataattaatgattatcagggcTCATTATTAATCATGATATATAACaagatccaatttacattagatcgCCCAGGAGCACCACTCTTGAGGAAGGGAGATGATAGCCAATTTAAGAATTCAGTCTCATAAAAGGCAGTAAACTGTTAATTTTTATCTCTGATTAATAATGAACTTAATAACTAAAACCAAAATAACCacaacagctagtaatggtcgAAGGATTTAGAAGTCCCTGACAgagtagaggttggcaacattcaccaTTGTACAATACTAAAGAGATAGCATGTAGGTTCCgaagtcttttatttaacacacaTAATGAAAACACACTAACTAACATTTAAtgtatacaagtgtgtgtgtgtgtgtgtgtgtgtgtgtgtgtgtgtgtgtgtgtgtgtgtgtgtgtgtgtgtgtgtgtctggaagaACCAAGCAAAATGGTTGGACTCAGGTCCAAGATGGTGGATCACCACTTGTTTCTTGATAGgaaagaacagagaaacaacGGTGATGCTCACACCATGTGCCCACTAGGTGTGATTAGTCCAGGCTgaaggagtgtgtttgtgtgtgtgtgtgtgtgtgacatggtgcCAGGATAAGagagatggttagttgcatgcaaaCACCCTCAGTCTAGCCCTTCTCACACAGAGATGCCGCATCATTGCCGCAGCAGCGGCATTCAGTATTGGAAATACTGGAAACATGACTCCAAACATGTTGCTTGTCCTGTTAACAAACTGCTCTTTGTTAACATGTTTGCTGTGTCAATTTAAAAGGTGACAGACAGTTTTATGTTTAAAGTTGGCTAGTGCTGTCTGTTTATGCAGGTTTAAAAGTACAATGTGTAAGGATttgccacctgttgaattcatacaaATAGTGGACAGCACAGCACCAGCACCAACTGCTGTTTATCGTAGATTGTTGTTAGCaagttagctcggttagccgaGCAGCCAGCTGTCCTGACTGTTGGTCCTCACGTTGATCGCGCATGAGCTTTGGACCGGGACAGgatggggctagctggttagcatgctaaacagacTTTACAATACAATGCATAGACATCATAACATGAGAACTGTTATGCCCTCAGATTGTGTTGATAATTTGAAGTAGTTTGTaattttggggaagaaatttgaatcagaagagaaagaatcTAAAATTACCGATTtattttatgcctaaacaaactaaatactagggctgggtatcaccaggtacctcgcgatacgatagagtcacgatattttgctcacaataacgataatatcacgatacagcgattctgcgataatcgatatattgcaagaaatttcatccacgatacatcacgatatctgtgtcactgaagaaattcagaatttattgactgcactgaatccatttcacaggaattacaaaacattgtcaatcaatttcacatgaatgacagccaagtaaacaaagattGTATtgcagtgtctcttcttaacacacacactgactacagctatcattaaatatctatatgtgtgggtttcagagctacttaaaccgttttttaaatttgatttggttgtatatctatgtttgaataaagataaagctgtccttcGAAGAGGAGTGGTGGTGATGGaccaaaaaaaaattttttttttttttttttttttacatttttaaatatcgatatttggcaccagtgtatcgataacgtacctcaagacgaaatatcgcgatatatcatagtatcgatattttggcacacccctactaaatacacaaactttgtttcatgactgaattaacctgaataaacaaactgggcttgaggacaacacaattttgaactgttttactttgtttttatgtggtggaccctgccacctttctagcttcaaacagtgttctggggacctgtTTTTCCTCCGAGGACAGCTTTTATTTAGAGTTTATTTAGTTATGGACAAAATATATTTCTacgtttgtattattaccttattaatattgtacatCTTAAATTTGTGAGTTTTAATTGCGCACATAGGGCACCTTTAACGacgtttttaatgttttcaaccaaaattcttacatattggacctttaaagaCTCACCTTCTCACTGACTTCTTTCGTTTAATGATGAAAAGACGCAAAGCTGTGTCACTTGTAGATATTTCTTCTACcaataatatattaataaatatatagatCATAATAACATTGTGTTACTGTGTAAACAATAAGAAATGCATAGAATTTGAGATAAGATGAGCTATGACACTGCGTTTCAGTGTTATGAGAATGAGGATCGTGCCGGAGCATACATCAACACGGACAGACTCAAGATTTCCTGACACCAAACTATACTTGCACTCTTTCCATTTTATTGGCgttttgttttacaaaaacaGGTATGAGAGAATGCATAGACGGAGCCACACTGAAAGCGGACTCATCAGTGAcaacatggaaaaaaacaaaagggtgTCAGGAGAAAGGCaacaatttatttaaaagataaaaacaacactgtttgCAGCTATTCCTCTgaatgcatacatacatacatactccTATGGTCACTTACGCACACGACAGGACTGAATGACATGCGGCTGTCATTTAAGCGAGCACGcgcaataaaacacacacactcacgcacacttACTAGCACACAATGCAAACGCGTGGGTGCAAAAGAAGAACCATGGAAGGTAGGAAATAATGCATCATATGATACAAGAGAAGAGATGCGTAAAACCATACAGTtaaaggatcatttcacccagattaaaattttttcttttttttttttttttgggtgaaccaaCCCTTTAAATCACATGAGTACAATCAACTCCCACTACAGGTTTAGGCTGCCTGTCCGTCCGGTTTTAAACCCATGAATGTAGCCAGCACCATGACGCACAAAAGAGTCCAATCGCTACTAGCAGCAACAGAGGTTACCCACGGACGTCTGACTACCTCAGTAGTGCGAGTTGATGGTACTCCGTGTGAGCGTTAATACATCTATATGAAGATCTGCACAATGAGACTAATCTAATTAATCGTTCATGTGTGCTGTAAAACTCAAAATTGTTCACATTGAGGATCACATCAATAATAATTCCAGTGGAGAGAAGCAACTGAGACTGTATCTGCAGTCTCAAGTACAATGGCGCAAAGAGAGTGAGCATAGTCGAGCTGCATAGTAAGCCCAATACCACCCTTCACTTCCACAGTAGTCGGGCACGCTTTTACTGCTGCACACCAGCACTCCCACCCGTTAAGCACTCAAGTGTTTGAATAACTTATCGCCGTGGGTTCAGATACACTGTAGCATGACTGCAGTGGCTCATGCCGTTAAAGGGAGATGATAATTTAGCATTGCGAGTTAAGCCATAAACTTTAAGTTTGTGGTGAAAATCAACACAGACATCAACAGGCTAGGTTCTTGTGTCATGTTATTACAGAGGGAAAGTTACATCTGGGGCTACTAGGATAGATGAGATGAAagcaaaacactgtttttgtcttttgtaataTTTGAAACATggcataaaaatgcaaaaaaaaaacaaaaaaacaaacaaaacaacaacaacaacaacaaaacaaatgtatccAAAGCAGAGAGCAAGTACCTTTCCATTCCACAAGACAAGGACATCCAAGAGCacataaaacactgacaaaCCAAAAAGCGgttccattttttaaaactggtcgaaatgcagttattttgttttcttcaagaACAACAAGGGAagggaattaataaaataataaccattttttttgttgtgttgttataCTGGTCTGTACTTAATTAACGTGCGCTTATGAAGAGCATATTCCTGGCTACTTCTTCCTCCACACTGGCTGAACTGTACAACGTGTCCAGAGTAAACTCAAGAGGATTGTCCTCGCCTGTAAAACTAGCCTGGAGTCTCCAAACTGAGGAAAAGACGAGATGAGATGAGGAATCTAGAGAGAGACATCGAAAAAGTGCTATAAGAACGACACCATTGTCTGAGAACAGGTAACAACTAACAGGCCTCTCCtcgaaaaagaaaatgtactaCATGTTCGCATTTTGCCTTCACTGGGCAGACAAATGCAACACAATCACGTTATGTAGGTAGTTTATATATCTATCAATATTAGAATTTGTTaatgatatttattttcaaattcacAACATGGGTCAGTGTTTTACTTCATGGCCTTTAGTGAAGTTATTCcttctgtttatttacattccAGTAGTTAGGATTATGGATTATATTCTGGTTCAGTTTGGGGCCTTTTTACCCTTCATCTACCCTTAGTGATTACTCTTCTTCCACACATggcgaacacaaacacattcaggatCAGAGGTCGATGTTGGCAGGTAAACTTCACCAGCAGATATCACTCGTGTAGATACTTAGTGTATAGGCGGAAACGCATGTGAATTCCTTCATTGTGAGGACATCGTGACCGGCATTCGGGATGCTAAAAACCTTCAGGTGAGTGTGTCTATGTTCACGATATGCAAAAGGGTTCACTAAGGGCGCCTGAAACCACACAGTACCAGTGTACGACTTTGTTGTGACAGGTCGACCAgagctccgcctcctcctgcaggccaTTGTGCATCTTGGTCTACACATCATATTTTCACACAAGGCACGTCTCCCATTCACCTCCTTCCCTACCtccacctgtttcctctgtTTATCCTGCCTCAAACAGCCTCAAGCAATGACTGCTTCTCACTAACTTGAGAACCCTTGTCAAGACATTTCATCTCAACCCTACGTCTTTGTATTCTGGTCCTCGAGTGGCTCTGAGGGATGCAGGGAATCCTGCAAGATACggttaaatattttaaaaactgatCATCAGCGTGACAGCTAGGCCTACTGCTGGAGGGGGTCTTATGTCCACTAGGTACTAACGACTGGAATTACCGTACTTCTCCTTCATTATTAGTATTGTTAGAGGCAGAATATACTGTCAGTCAGGTTCTCTGAATCTGAGCTTCCAGAGGTGACACGCACAACCGAAGGGAGAAAAGGAtggaattaaaatgaaaataggGCAGCCATTACTTTGCCACTGCTAAACCCAGATCCCCAAACCAACATGAGGAGCTTTTCGATCCTGCTCCCTGTGCCAGACCCTTTggttataaaacaaaactgcCAACTTATTTTTAACAACCACTCGCGTCACTGAGACAAAGGTCATCAACGtgctgtctctcttctcttctggtGAGCAGGTTGTCGTGCTAGCTGGTGTGCTGTGGCTCTcattctcttcttctccatctctgAACAGGGGCAGGGTCACATGTACTGTCTAGGTGGGGGGGGAAGACTTTAACCGTTCAGGAGGTAGACCACCAGCTCGTAGGTGCACATCATGATGGCGGTGTTGGGGATCTGTCGTACCAGGTGGGTGGTGAGGCCACGGTACAGGGCGCGGTAACCCTCCTCTTTGGGCACTGTTCTTAAAGTCTGGAAGAAGGATTTATACTTGGAGCCCTCCTCGCGTAGCCTGGTGCGTATCACTTCTGCAAAGCAGAGATTAAAGCGAACGGTTAAAAGGATAGGAATGAATAAATCAGCTGAATTTTGCTAATTGCTACACACAAACTCTTACCATGAGGATAAGCAATAGATGTGGCACAGGTCTTGGAGGTGGCAGCAGCAAGCATCATCCCCACAAAGTCTGAAGCGTCTCTGGAcgactcctcttcctcatccatGTTCTGCGGTGCTTTGGCCTCCAAGAGGCGACGCTTGATGTTTTCATAGATCACAAAGTGGATCACAGTCTCTGAGATACCGGCATAGGATGCCGACATACCTCTATAGAAGCCTCGCAGGCCATCTGCCTGATACACCCGCCGTACGCACTCAAACGCATTCATCCTTCGCTCACCTCGATTCCTGAGACAagacaagaaaaatgaa from Sparus aurata chromosome 2, fSpaAur1.1, whole genome shotgun sequence harbors:
- the LOC115566821 gene encoding solute carrier family 25 member 36-A-like, with the translated sequence MSQRDTLVHLFAGGCGGTVGAILTCPLEVVKTRLQSSTLTLYVSEVQLSTVNGASVARVSPPGPLHFLKLILEKEGPRSLFRGLGPNLVGVAPSRAIYFAAYSTAKERLNGVLEPDSTQVHMVSAGMAGFTAITATNPIWLIKTRLQLDARNRGERRMNAFECVRRVYQADGLRGFYRGMSASYAGISETVIHFVIYENIKRRLLEAKAPQNMDEEEESSRDASDFVGMMLAAATSKTCATSIAYPHEVIRTRLREEGSKYKSFFQTLRTVPKEEGYRALYRGLTTHLVRQIPNTAIMMCTYELVVYLLNG